The genomic stretch GGTTCCCGGCCCACGACCGCCACGCCTGGGCGGTCTGGTGCACCAGCTGCGAGGGGTCGGTGCGGTCGAGCAGCCGGGTGGTGCCCGACCAGTGCAGCGAGGCGGTCAGCCGCTCGCCGGCGCGCATGCGCACCGTTCCCCCGATCGAGCCGTCGGGAGCGACCTCGAGGTCGTGCGAGCACCAGAGCACCAGGACGAGGTCGGGACGGGCGGGCCAGTGGATCCGCCACGCCCCGCTCTCGCGGGTGACGCGGACGTCGTCACGCGGCGCGAGTCGCACGTCGACCTCGGCGGTGCCGGAGACGACCCGCGCCACCCGCAGCAGCTCGCTGCGGCCGGCCGGCACGAGCTCGCCGAGGTCGGCACCGGAGCGCAGGGCCATGCAGTCGGTGATCTCCACGACGCCGTCGGGACCGGTGAGCTCGGTGATGAGCACGTTGCTCTCGTCGAGGTACCGCTGTCCAGCGGCCCGCAACCCACGGGGGGCCATGGTGAAGGCACCGCCCCGTTCGGCGTCGAGCAGCCCGGCGAGCAACGGGGGGCTGTCGAACTCTGGCAGGCACAACCACGGGATCGAGCCGTCCCGGGCGACGAGCGCACAGGTGGCGCCGTCCCCGATCAGCCCGTGGTCCTCGATCGGCAGGAAACCCCCGACACGGGAGAGCGGACTCAGCTCCACGACCGTCAGCGGACCAGGTTGCGGCGACGACCGGTGACGGCGACGTAGGCGCCCAGCACGATGATCGCCCCGACGATGGAGCCGATCCAGCCGGCGGTCCCGAGCTCGAAGCCCCGGCCGCTGAGGAGTCCGCCGAGCAGGTTGCCGACGAGCGAGCCGATGACCCCCAGCACGATCGTTGCGACGATGCTCAGGTCCTGCTTGCCAGGGATCACGGCGCGGGCGATCAGCCCGGCCACCAGCCCGATGACGAGCAGTACGATCAGGTTCCAGATCACGATGTCTCCTCGGTAGCCGTACGGGCCCCCGGTCCGCCGTCGCGCTCCGCCGGCAACCGACCTCGACCGCCGGCCGTGGCCCGTCCCCGCCGTGACGGCCCGGTGGACGACGGAGAGGTCATGCCCAGGAACGGCCCGTTTGCACACTCCGTCGCCGCATTCCGGCACGGGGACGGATACGCGGGTCAGCCGCATCCCGACCGGGCACTCACGAGTCGTGCGCACACCGCGACCGGCCGGGCGAGACGATGCCGTACTGCTGCGGACGGGGCGGCGGGCCTGGGCGGCGCTGGGCGTCGCCGGCGTGCTGGTCCTGCTCTTCCTCCTGCTCCGGGAGGTGAGCATCATCGCGACGCCGCTGGTCGTCGCGATGTTCCCGGCCGCCGTCCTGACGCCGGCGGCGTCCTGGCTCAAGCGCAGGGGCGTGCCCGGCGCGGTGGCTGCGCTCCTCCTCGTCCTGGCGATGTTCGCCGTGGTGGGCCTGGCCCTGTGGTTCGTCATCCCCCAGTTCGTCGACCAGCTGCCCGCCCTGGCCGACAGCGTCCAGGAGGCCTTCGACGACCTCGAGGACCTCCTCGCCGGCTCCCCGCTCCCCCTGCCCCTCGACATCGGCGAGGGCGGGCTCAGCGCGGCCGCACAGGAGGCGCTCGACTCCTTCGACGGAGGCGCGGGCGAGGTGGTGGGGCAGGGACTGGACCTCCTGCAGCGAGTGGTCGACCTCGGCACCGCGCTGGTGATCTTCCTCGTGGCGCTCTTCTTCTACCTGCGCGACGGCGACCGCATCTGGGCCGGCGTCACCAGCCTGCTGCCCGGGACGTCCCGGCACCAGGTCCGGCAGGTGTCCGGACAGCTGTGGTGGACCCTGGGGGCCTACTTCCGTGCCCAGATGCTCGTCGCGCTGGTGGATGCGATCGCCATCGGCATCGGACTCGCGCTGCTCGGCGTCCCGCTGGCCCTGCCGCTGGCCCTGCTCGTCTTCTTCGGAGGCTTCTTCCCCATCGTGGGGGCCTTCGTCTCCGGCTTCGTGGCGGTCCTGGTGGCGCTCGCCGACCAGGGCCTGGGAACCGCGCTGCTCGTGCTCGGCCTGGTGGTGCTGGTCCAGCAGGCCGAGGGCAACCTGCTGGAGCCGCTGATCATCAGTCCCGTGCTGCGGCTGCACCCCTTTGCGATCATCCTCGCCGTCACCGCCGGGGCGGTCACCTTCGGCGTGCTCGGCGCGTTCCTCGCGGTGCCGTTGGCGGCCTGCGCCGGTCGGGTCATCGACTACGCGCGCGGACGGCGTCCGGCGGCGGGCCCCGGCTCCGATCCGGACGACGACGAGCCGGCCTGGGACGACGGCACGGACGCCGAGGCGGACCCACCGCGGGCCGGCTCGCGCGACGGCTGAACGGCGCAGACCGCCGTCAGGGACCGTTCCGGCTGTCCGGAACGGCCCCTGACCTGCGGTTTCCCGCTGTCGGGCTGACAGGATTTGAACCTGCGACCCCTTGACCCCCAGTCACATTCGCGGCGTTCCCAGCAGTCCACCGGCGTCTATTCCTGCAGGTCAAGTGACTTGCGGCATTCGCACAGGTACGCCGCAATCCGTCGTCGTTCGGGGCGCGTTGCTGTACCGGTTGCTGTACTGCTCCCTCGCGCTCGGACGTGTCGCTGGTCTGACTGAGCGCACGCGTCATCCCCGTCGCGGAAGGCATCAGCCCAGCGGCCAGACGCCGGTCCGAACCAATGTGAGCCAGGACGCGCATGCAACCCCGACACCTCGAGCTGATCAAGCACCGAGTCCCCTACTGACCTTTCGGGAGCATGCCAACCCCGACGGGCCGTCGTGTTGTTCAGGCGCAGGCGCGTCGTCGCTAGCATTTGATTCGGAGAGGAGTTGCGGCCAGCCGCGACCGCTTCGGCCGCAAAGTGCCTTCTCACTCGAACCACGTGCCGGTCATCGAGAGAAGCGCCGGCTCGATGTTGCCCTGAGAGATGCAGCGTTCAGCCACTACAACCCACGTCGCCGGATACCCCGCCGGCGCATCGAGGATCTGCTGAGCAATGCTGGCTGCTAGCCGGCCTTCGATGACCCCTGCGACCGCCTTCGGTCCGTATGCTCGGAGGACGGGCAGCCATTCCTCTGATGCCGAACTAGCCAGCTCGCGGCCGACCGCTCGGAGCGCTGGCCAGGCGGCGGTGCCGTATTGGGCTGCGTCGGTCAGCTCGCCGACAGTAAGCAGCCCGTTGAGGTTGGATGTCGCGCTCAGGTCGTCTGCGTGATGCATGAGCAGAAGCGCGGTCACCGTCGAGGGCCGCGCTCGTGTGACGAGTGGCGTGGGCAGGCGTCGGCTGACACCCGACAGCCCGAGGCGACTCGAGCTGGATAGCACGGCTTGCAGGGCTTCCGCGTCAAGCGAGTCGACCGCCGCAACGACATCACATAAGAGGTGGTCAATGACCGATGCGTGTGCGGTCGCGAGAAGTGCGTAGACCCAGGTCGCCAGATTGATTCCACTGAGCCCGGATCGTGCGGCCATCCACCAGGCGGCGTCATTGCGATGAACGCGCACGTCGTTGACGAGATTGCCGTAGTGGATCGCGGGGCCGAACGGCGCGGCGCGCGGACTCATTGGTCCGAGATCGCGTCGCTGCTGCGGATCGATCGCCGCACCGATAAGGGCGATGTCAGTCGCCAGCCAGGACGGCCCATAAAGGGCGCGCAGCTGTTCTGCCGCGTCGCTCCACGGCTGAACTGTGTTTGCCGATCTCCGCACGACGTTCATCGCGCTCTGGATCTTGCCGAACAGAGGATCCACCGACTTGAGCCTGCGGAAGGCGTCGCCCCGCTTGAGGTCGGTCATGATCGAATCACAGTGCCCGGAAGTTGCTTCGAACAACCGCTGCTGAGCGGGCTTGGCGAGCGCCAGGAACTGCCGCGGTGCGAGTGCGTTGACGAGATCGGCGACCAGCCCGGTTTGAGCCGAGTGAACGTCGGCGCAGCTGCCGCGCAGGGTAGCTTCGACGAACTTGGTCTCCAGCATCGAATCTTGGGGCGGTGTGATACCTGCCGCGATGGCGGTGGCGACCGCGCGGTCATCCGGTAGCGCCAGGCGTGCACGATCCGCGTCATTCAACAGGCTTCCGGCGTTCCACGACCGACCGAGCGTGAGCCACGACGCTTCGGCCTGGGTGCCGAGGGCGGGCCGAGCGTGTGTGAGCCACCACTCGCCAAGCGAGGGGGAGTCGAGTCCGAGCGTGGCGACAATGCCGACACGCTCGACCGACACGGCATGTGCCGGAGCCCTGGCGGCATCCTCAAGCAAGCGATCAGCCAGCGAGACAGCACCACTGGAGGGAGGAAGAGCTGGAAGGTCGCCCGAACTGGTCGCAGCGTGGATCAAGCGGACGCTGAGCTCGTCGGTGAGCAACCCGACGGCACGGTTCTGGGCAATCATCTTGCTAGAGAAGACGCCGTCCGCGAGCAGCGTCCAGACCGCGGTCCGCACCTGCATCGGGTGTGCACCGGACGCGCACTCTTCGGTGAGTCCGTCGACGAGACCGCCGATCTCGTTCGGGTTGGCGAAGCCGGCGAAGAAGCGGCTGACGTTGAACCAGAAGGGGCGCCGGACCAACGCGTTGAGAATCTCGGACTTGTCGGCCGACGCGTACCTGGAGAGGTACTTGGCGGCGAAGTACTCGCGGACCGGCTGTACATCGAATTCAAAGGTCCCCTGGGCTTTGCTAGACAAGGCCCACACCCGGTCGGTGACATTGGTGAACAGCGCATCCACCAGGCCAGTGTCCTTGCGGGCCTGGTCGAGGTACCTGAAGATCTCGGTTCGCAGTTCGCTCGTCTTCAATCTCCCTGCGCTGCCTTGCTGTTCGGCCCAGCCGTGCAGGAACCAGCCGAGGTATGCGGTCACTTCTTCCAGGTTGGTGCGGTTGTCGCGCACCGATGCGCTTTTCTCGGCCTCCCGGTCGAGGAACGTGCGCATGTAGTCGTCGTAGAGGGCAGTGCGGCTATCCGGTACCGACTGGCCGCGCAGGTGCAGCAGGTACAGCAAGATCGTAAGTTGCATCGGGTTCTCGGCCAGCTGCGCGATGTGCGGCTCGGCTGTCCGGGTGTCGAAGCTGCGCATCAGGCTGCGCTTGTCAGCTCCCCTGATACCGCGGACGGCGGACCACTTCCGCAGGTAGTCACTGCGAAGATCCCGGTCGAGCTTCGCGAGCGTGGCAACCTCGAACAGCCGTGGGCTCGGCTCGGCGAGGTCAGCGACGTTCGGGCGCGTCGTGACGACGATCTTGGGCGGTACGCCGCCGTAGCGCCAACGTTCAGCGAACTGCTCGATGAGCATGACGACGCGCGCACGGGTGTCGCGCTGGGCGACCTCGTCCAGACCGTCGAGCACGATAAGGATGGGGTAGCGGTTGAGCAGGTCGTTGACCGTGCCGAGATCGACCTTGTCCACGACGGCCCACCGGGTGAGCGCTGACGCTAGGAAGTGCTCCAGCCCCCCGTTGGCCCGGGGCTTGGGAGCCTTGCCAACCGCGGTGATCACCTCGGCGAAAGGGTCGTAGCCTTCGAGCCAGCTCCCGTAGTCGCGCAGATCGACACGGATCGGCACGCGCTGTGCCGCCGGCCGGAGCGCCGGGCGCTTGACCTCCCCGTTTGCATCGTCCTCAATGAATGGTGATCGGTGAACCTGGCAGAGCTGTTGACCCAGCGTCGATTTGCCTTGGCCGGGCTCGCCGCGCACTAGGGTGAAGGGCTGTTTCGACGTCACGAGGTACTGCACCGCGCCGATCAGCTGGGTCGGGTTCGCCACGGCCGTGCGCGGACCAGTCGGCGAGGCGATGGACGCCTTCACGTCAATAAATAGATCTTCAAGATCGTCGTCGTCGAGCTCCACTTGCTTGAACTTGACCTTGCAGTCCTGGGACCACTGCGCGCTCACCGTTTTGCGGATGACGACAGCGAGCCTGTGCTGAGCGAGTTCTGCCTGGCTTGCCTCAAGAACGAAGCGCATGGCCTCCGCGCCGCCAGCATCTTCTGGAATCGCCAAAGGATGTTGGCCGGCGCATTGACCACGTGAGCATCAAGGTCTTCGCGCCACCAACACTCCATCTCCTGGAGGCCGAACTCGACGCGAAAGGCCTCGATGACCTCGTCGACCTTGTCGACCTTGTCGATCGTGCCAGCGCCGCGGCCGGTGTCATCCTTGGCCATCGCCGACGTGCCGGCGACAGATGTCACGAGGATGTACCGCGTGGCGCCGTTCGCGACGTGCCGCTTGATCTTCGCTCGCTCGCCCTCGACCGCTTTCGTCAGCCAGCCGACGGGGTCCTTGACTGCGTTCTTGGACCACTTGACCTGGTAGACGAGATCGCCGCCGGCCGTCTTGCGCTTGATGTCGCGCCCGCCATCCTTCTGCCCGACGGGGTAGCAGCGCACCTTGTCGAACTTGTGCACGATGATCGCCGCACATAGGCGTTGAAAGTCGTGCTCCCCCAGGTTCTCGTACCAGTACGGACCCTGAGGTGTCTGCGCGGACGTCGGCGGGGCCACGAGCCCGATTCTGGACGATCCGTACGACACACCGCCCTGGCTGCTCAGATTCCTTGCGCATTGCAGCCCAACTTCGACGCCACGGACAGAGCTTGGCCGTACCTCGCGAGGTTCACCGCCAGTCCCAACCAAGGGCGTCCGCCCCCTGGGGCATGACCCGAGAAGGAGCTGAGGGGACTCGAACCACCTGCCCCCGCACTGCCAGGGCGTCTGGTAAGGGTTCGCGGAGGTTTGCACCAGTACATTCGTGCAGGTCAGAAGGCCGAATGGATGGCAGGGAACCAGCGCGGATGACCCTGAACGATTGTGTCTGGCCACCGTCGTGGCACCACCCGGAAGCCGCCTGATCAACCCAATGAGCCCGCCGACTCCAGGATCGGGCGGGCCCCGCATGGCCGCTGGGGCCCCCGTGACGGGGCTCCGCGGAGGACGCACTCGACTGGTCATGCTTGTGGCCCATGGCGACGCTATCGCTGGCTGAGGCGATGGTCTAACTGTCTGCCCTGGTGGTTAAGGGCAGCCGCCAGCACGAGCGGGTCCACGTGATGGTGCACGGCAAGCCCTCGGCCGTACTGGTGGCGACGGAGGATCTCGAGTCGCTGGAGGAGACAATCGACATCCTGGTCGATGCCGACACGATACGGCGGCTGCACGCCTCGGGCGCCGAGCTGGCCCTGGCGAAGCCGAGACGCGCGAGGATCTGGAGGCGGCCAGGCGTCACCGAGCCTCGGCCGGACGTGACTGAGCAGCCGGCGCCCTACATCCTGGCGATCACACGGACCGCCGCCGCCAGCTCACCGAGAACCTGCCGGAGGCAGTCGCCGCAGCCGCGTACACGTTTCATCACCCGCGGCTCCTGCTGGACAACCGGCACAGCGTCGGCAAGCAGTTGCTTCCCCACTACTGGACCGGCACAGCGCGCGCCGCGGCACCTACCGGGCCATCCACCGCGTCGACGACGACATCCGACGGCGATGGCCGTCGATGTCGCTCAACGCGGGAATGCGTACCGCCCGGGCCGCTCACCACCTGTTGCTGCACCCCCGGACGCAAGAGGGCGCGTCGGGCGACATCCTGAAACATGTCCCCAATAGCCAGACGGTCCCATGCGGTACGCCCACTGCATGGAGCCGCATGCGATGGCCGACCACATAACGATCGGCACCGAAGACAACCACCCGACGCCACGTGGTCGGTTTTCGAACGCCGTTCACACTTGAGCGGAAACAATAATTGGACGAATACTCGCCCAAAACTTCTGGACAACGATTGTCCACGGCGGAACGCGCAGCTCACGGGGGCAATTGGGTGTGTACGCGCGTTGGCCGGAAGTGAACCCGCGTAATGCAATCACAACTGCAACCGCTGTCGCTCAAATCCGTCCCGCCGCACCCGCTTCAGCCAGGGGCACCATGGGTCTTACCTTTCGCCGGAATCCGCGTACGTGATGATGGTCCGCACTTCCGGCGAAACTGCTCCGCGATTAGGAGGCGGCAGCGCGAGACCAGAAGATCCGACGAACGCGGGCCAGACTTTCGGCAGAGCTCAGCAGCGCGAGCAGGGTGAGGGTGCCGGCGAACACGAAGCTGGTGCCGTCGGACAGCCCCAGCACCGAGACCAGGCTCTGGCTGAGCACCAGGATGAACGCGCCGACCGCGGCGCCCATCAGGCTCCCGCGCCCGCCTGCCAGGGCCGCGCCACCGAGGATGGGGGCGGCGATGGCCAGCAGGGTGAAGTTGTTGCCGGCGTTCGGGTCACCGATGCCGACCTGGGCGGCGAGGATCACCCCGGCCACGCCGGCCAGGGCCGCGCAGGCCAGGTAGCACAGGGTCCGGATCCGGCTGGTGGGGATGCCGAGCCGGGTAGCGAACAGCCCGTTGAGCCCCACGGCCCGCAGCCGCAGCCCGGTGCCCGAGTGGCGGAAAAAGGCGTCGGCCACCACCAGCAGCGCGAGGATCACGACCAGGGCGACCGGCACCGGGCCGATCGTCGTCAGCATCAGCGCGGTCCCGAGTTCGGGTGAGATGAGGCCCGAAGCCGTCGGACGCAGGATGTAGGCAAGACCTGACACCATCCCGAGCGTCGCGATCGTCGCGATCACCGGCGAGATCTTGATGCGCTCTACGAAGAACGCGTTGATCCCGCCCACGGCTAGGCCTAGGGCCAGGGCGACCACCGCCCCGATCAGCAGCACGGCGACCATGCCCCCGGTCTGCGCCCAGGTGGACATCAGCACGACCGCGAGGGTCATCGTCGCGCCGACCGACACGTCGATGCCGCCGACCATCAGGACGAAGAACTGGGCGGCGGCGACGGTGACCAGCGGCAGCGCGACCAGTAGCACGTTGTAGATGCTTCTGTCGCTGAAGAAGGTGCTGTTCTGCGACTGGGCGAACAGCGCCAGCCCGATCATCAGGCCCACCAGGGCCAGCAGGCGCACCGCGTCGGCCGAGACGAACCGGCGGTTCCACGACAGCCGCCGCCCGCCCGGGACCTCCGGCGTGATCGTCCCGGCCGCCTCGCCGATGACCTCGGCGTCGGCCGCCAGCTCGTGCTCGACGGCGAAGGCACCGACGATCGACTCCTCGGACGCGCCCATTCCCGGCAGCTCGGTGGTGAGCTGCCCGCGGGACATCACCAGGATCCGGTCGCACAGCCCGGCCAGCTCGGAGGCGTCGGAGCTAACCACGACGACGGCGCTGCCGCTGTCGGCGATCTCCCGCAGGAAGCGGTAGATGTCGAGCCGGGAGCGCGCGTCGACGCCCTGGGTCGGCTCGTCGATGAGCACGACCTTGGGGCGCATGGCCAGCACGCGGCTCAGCGCCACCTTCTGCTGGTTCCCGCCCGACAGCTCGGTCGGCAGTTGGCCCGGGTGGCCGATGCGGATGCGGTAGCGCTCGATCGCCGCGGCGACGAAGCTGCGCTCCTTGCGGATGCGCATGACCCCGCCGCTGGACAGCTCGTCGAGCACGCCGATTCCGAGGTTGTCGCCCACGGTCAACCCGGCGAACAGCGACTCGTTGCGGCGGTCGGAGCTGAGGTAGACCACGCCGGCGTCGACCGCGGCGGCGTAGTTGCGCAGTCGCCGGCCGTCGACCTCGACGGTGCCGTGGTGGTCGCCCATGGCGGCCAGGCTCCGCAGCAGCGGCAGCTGCCCGTTGCCGTCCGCCCCGGCGATGCCGACGATCTGCCCGCCGCGCAGCTGCAGGTCGATCGGGCCGAAGCCCAGCCCGGCCAGCTCCGACGCGGTGAGCACCACCGGCCCGTCCTGGGTGCCGCTGCGGTCGGGGAACTCCAGGTCCACCCGGGTGCCGGCCATCAGCTCGACCAGCCGCGCCGGCGTCACGGTGGACGCCTCGTAGGTGCCCTGGTACTTGCCGTCGCGGAGCACCGTGACCTCGTCGGCCACCCGCATGACCTCCGACAGCCGGTGGGTCACGAACAGCACGGCGCTGCCGCGAGCGGCGACCTGGCGCATCAGCTCCAGGACGATGCCGACCCCGTGGGAGTCCAGCGCCGAGGTGGCCTCGTCGAGGATGAGCACCT from Blastococcus sp. PRF04-17 encodes the following:
- a CDS encoding GlsB/YeaQ/YmgE family stress response membrane protein, whose protein sequence is MIWNLIVLLVIGLVAGLIARAVIPGKQDLSIVATIVLGVIGSLVGNLLGGLLSGRGFELGTAGWIGSIVGAIIVLGAYVAVTGRRRNLVR
- a CDS encoding AI-2E family transporter is translated as MRTPRPAGRDDAVLLRTGRRAWAALGVAGVLVLLFLLLREVSIIATPLVVAMFPAAVLTPAASWLKRRGVPGAVAALLLVLAMFAVVGLALWFVIPQFVDQLPALADSVQEAFDDLEDLLAGSPLPLPLDIGEGGLSAAAQEALDSFDGGAGEVVGQGLDLLQRVVDLGTALVIFLVALFFYLRDGDRIWAGVTSLLPGTSRHQVRQVSGQLWWTLGAYFRAQMLVALVDAIAIGIGLALLGVPLALPLALLVFFGGFFPIVGAFVSGFVAVLVALADQGLGTALLVLGLVVLVQQAEGNLLEPLIISPVLRLHPFAIILAVTAGAVTFGVLGAFLAVPLAACAGRVIDYARGRRPAAGPGSDPDDDEPAWDDGTDAEADPPRAGSRDG
- a CDS encoding NACHT domain-containing protein; the encoded protein is MRFVLEASQAELAQHRLAVVIRKTVSAQWSQDCKVKFKQVELDDDDLEDLFIDVKASIASPTGPRTAVANPTQLIGAVQYLVTSKQPFTLVRGEPGQGKSTLGQQLCQVHRSPFIEDDANGEVKRPALRPAAQRVPIRVDLRDYGSWLEGYDPFAEVITAVGKAPKPRANGGLEHFLASALTRWAVVDKVDLGTVNDLLNRYPILIVLDGLDEVAQRDTRARVVMLIEQFAERWRYGGVPPKIVVTTRPNVADLAEPSPRLFEVATLAKLDRDLRSDYLRKWSAVRGIRGADKRSLMRSFDTRTAEPHIAQLAENPMQLTILLYLLHLRGQSVPDSRTALYDDYMRTFLDREAEKSASVRDNRTNLEEVTAYLGWFLHGWAEQQGSAGRLKTSELRTEIFRYLDQARKDTGLVDALFTNVTDRVWALSSKAQGTFEFDVQPVREYFAAKYLSRYASADKSEILNALVRRPFWFNVSRFFAGFANPNEIGGLVDGLTEECASGAHPMQVRTAVWTLLADGVFSSKMIAQNRAVGLLTDELSVRLIHAATSSGDLPALPPSSGAVSLADRLLEDAARAPAHAVSVERVGIVATLGLDSPSLGEWWLTHARPALGTQAEASWLTLGRSWNAGSLLNDADRARLALPDDRAVATAIAAGITPPQDSMLETKFVEATLRGSCADVHSAQTGLVADLVNALAPRQFLALAKPAQQRLFEATSGHCDSIMTDLKRGDAFRRLKSVDPLFGKIQSAMNVVRRSANTVQPWSDAAEQLRALYGPSWLATDIALIGAAIDPQQRRDLGPMSPRAAPFGPAIHYGNLVNDVRVHRNDAAWWMAARSGLSGINLATWVYALLATAHASVIDHLLCDVVAAVDSLDAEALQAVLSSSSRLGLSGVSRRLPTPLVTRARPSTVTALLLMHHADDLSATSNLNGLLTVGELTDAAQYGTAAWPALRAVGRELASSASEEWLPVLRAYGPKAVAGVIEGRLAASIAQQILDAPAGYPATWVVVAERCISQGNIEPALLSMTGTWFE
- a CDS encoding type II toxin-antitoxin system Phd/YefM family antitoxin produces the protein MVKGSRQHERVHVMVHGKPSAVLVATEDLESLEETIDILVDADTIRRLHASGAELALAKPRRARIWRRPGVTEPRPDVTEQPAPYILAITRTAAASSPRTCRRQSPQPRTRFITRGSCWTTGTASASSCFPTTGPAQRAPRHLPGHPPRRRRHPTAMAVDVAQRGNAYRPGRSPPVAAPPDARGRVGRHPETCPQ
- a CDS encoding ATP-binding cassette domain-containing protein; the protein is MSENPAQTAVRDRQPTEPAGPPLLVATGLSKRYGAVQALQDVSITLAAGKIHALVGENGSGKSTLVGIVSGTVVRDSGTVEIAGTTVQAARPALSQRHGATTVFQDGSLIGELTVAQNLYLGTPEGHRPPLSRVSTWATELLHRHGFDVDTALRASALPPGDRQLVEIIRAVACEPQVLILDEATSALDSHGVGIVLELMRQVAARGSAVLFVTHRLSEVMRVADEVTVLRDGKYQGTYEASTVTPARLVELMAGTRVDLEFPDRSGTQDGPVVLTASELAGLGFGPIDLQLRGGQIVGIAGADGNGQLPLLRSLAAMGDHHGTVEVDGRRLRNYAAAVDAGVVYLSSDRRNESLFAGLTVGDNLGIGVLDELSSGGVMRIRKERSFVAAAIERYRIRIGHPGQLPTELSGGNQQKVALSRVLAMRPKVVLIDEPTQGVDARSRLDIYRFLREIADSGSAVVVVSSDASELAGLCDRILVMSRGQLTTELPGMGASEESIVGAFAVEHELAADAEVIGEAAGTITPEVPGGRRLSWNRRFVSADAVRLLALVGLMIGLALFAQSQNSTFFSDRSIYNVLLVALPLVTVAAAQFFVLMVGGIDVSVGATMTLAVVLMSTWAQTGGMVAVLLIGAVVALALGLAVGGINAFFVERIKISPVIATIATLGMVSGLAYILRPTASGLISPELGTALMLTTIGPVPVALVVILALLVVADAFFRHSGTGLRLRAVGLNGLFATRLGIPTSRIRTLCYLACAALAGVAGVILAAQVGIGDPNAGNNFTLLAIAAPILGGAALAGGRGSLMGAAVGAFILVLSQSLVSVLGLSDGTSFVFAGTLTLLALLSSAESLARVRRIFWSRAAAS